The DNA window TCTAAGTATTACAAAAAATAAATGAGAGAAAAAATGATAAAAAAAATAATTGTTGTTTTGATAATTATATTACTAACGAGTTGCTCCATAAATCGAATTTTCGAGAAAAATGAGATTGAACAAAAACAGGTTGAAAATCCATCAGTCGCTTCTTTTACGGAATTCATTCAGACAACTGAAGATTCTCTTAACAACGAAATATTGCTCAAAAATAATGAGATCGATTCTCTTTATGCAGTGATCGAAGAGATGAATTTTTCAGTTGATTCTTTGATGCAGGCTCTGGAGATTTCCAATAGTCGAGTTTTGGTAAATGCAGATTTTCAGATTCCGGATTCCATTATTTTTGCAGGTAGGAAGTTCGATTTGAGAAATGAAAGACTTTCCCACAAATTTGAGAAGATATTTAATCTCGAAGTACAGTCTGCTCATAAATTCATTCCCAGAAGCGGAAAATATTTTGCGATCTTTGATTCCATCTTTTCTATGCACAAAATTCCTCTCGATATAAAATACCTGGCAATTGCCGAAAGTCGTTTAAGCTTGATGGCAACTTCGCGGGTTGGAGCAGCAGGGATCTGGCAGTTTATGAAAGGAACTGCAAAAGGATTTGGATTGAAGATCGATTCTTTTGTCGATGAACGGAGAGATGTTTTCAAATCGACAGTAGCTGCTGCCAAACTTCTGAAAAATAATTACGACCATTTATCCAAATTAGGTGCTAATGATTGGCTACTGGCAATGAGTGCGTATAATGCCGGAGCTGGAAGCATTTCACGGGTGATCAAAGAGCAGGGAGGAACAGATTTTTTTGAATTGATCATGAAAGCGGATGAAACTCATAATTTTGTCTGGCGAGCAGTTGCGATCAAAATGATATTTGAAAATGAAGAGGAAATCTTCGGGAAAAAATTTGAGCGGGAAAAACCACTTTTAGAATTGGTCAGGAAAGAAAATATCAAACTCAAAGGACATTATAAGATAGATGATTGGGCAAATGCCCAGGGAACTACTGTCGGAAAGATCTGGGAATTCAATCCCTGGATCAAGATTTACAAAAGAGCTAGAAAAAAATATTCTCCGATTAATGATGTTATTCTTCCTCCGGGAAATTTTACGATCCTTGTTCCAAAAAATGGGAAAAAAAATCTGAACGAACTGGCAGCGATCAAGAGAAAATTCCTCGTTAAAAATGCCGGATATTTCACTCACCATACAGTCAAGAAAGGTGATACACTTTATGATATTGCCAAGAAATATAAGACGACTGTTTACAAAATAAAATCTTTGAACGGATTAAAGTCGAATATCATTCGTCCGGGACAGAAACTTAAACTTTATGGCTCTCTAAAAGATTCTTCAAAGGAATATTATGTTGTCAAAAAAGGAGATACACTCTCCGGTATTGCTCGAAAGTGTAATACTTCCATTTCCAAAATAAAAAGTATAAATGGTTTGAAATCGAGTACGATCTATCCGGGGCAAAAGTTGTATTATTGATTCATTGAGTTCGACTGAATTAATTTAAATAAACAGAATTTATTGATGGAAACTGAAATCAGATACCGAAAAAAAGAGACTCGAGTTCAGAGGAGCGAAGCGAAACCGGACTTGAGACGACCTTTCATCCTAAACTTTAAACTGAACTCCGTCTGCTTCGCGATGAAGTCCGGTCAAGAACTGTAGAACAGAACTTGTACCATTTATTCCAAATCCCATCAAGGATTTTTATTGATAAAGGGTTGTTAAATTTAGGAAGATAGAAAATAATTGGTTCGGAACAAGTTCCGAACTACAGGAATTATATGAAAAATTTTGATTTTCTCGTGATCGGAAGTGGAATTGCAGGATTGGTTTATGCTTTGGAAGTATCCAAAATTGGAAAAGTAGCAGTTGTCACCAAAGAAAAACTGAACAATTGCAATACGGAATATGCGCAAGGTGGAATTGCCGCAGTTCTGAGTCATCACGATTCATACGAAGAACACATCAAGGATACTTTTATTGCGGGTTCTGAAATTGGTAAGAAGAAGGTTATCAAAACGATCGTGGAAGAAGGTCCGGCATGCATTGATTACTTGATCAAACTGGGAACTGAATTTACCATGGAAAATGATGAACTTGATCGGAGTTTGGAAAATCTTTCTTTGACGAGAGAAGGAGGTCATTCCCAGAAGAGAGTCGCTCATGCAGCTGATTCAACAGGTCACGAAGTAATGAAAGCCCTGATCAAAGCATGTCGGGGAAATCAAAATATAAGTATTTTTGAAAATCATCTGGCTATCGACTTGATCACCCAGCATCATATTTCGC is part of the Candidatus Cloacimonadota bacterium genome and encodes:
- a CDS encoding LysM peptidoglycan-binding domain-containing protein; the protein is MREKMIKKIIVVLIIILLTSCSINRIFEKNEIEQKQVENPSVASFTEFIQTTEDSLNNEILLKNNEIDSLYAVIEEMNFSVDSLMQALEISNSRVLVNADFQIPDSIIFAGRKFDLRNERLSHKFEKIFNLEVQSAHKFIPRSGKYFAIFDSIFSMHKIPLDIKYLAIAESRLSLMATSRVGAAGIWQFMKGTAKGFGLKIDSFVDERRDVFKSTVAAAKLLKNNYDHLSKLGANDWLLAMSAYNAGAGSISRVIKEQGGTDFFELIMKADETHNFVWRAVAIKMIFENEEEIFGKKFEREKPLLELVRKENIKLKGHYKIDDWANAQGTTVGKIWEFNPWIKIYKRARKKYSPINDVILPPGNFTILVPKNGKKNLNELAAIKRKFLVKNAGYFTHHTVKKGDTLYDIAKKYKTTVYKIKSLNGLKSNIIRPGQKLKLYGSLKDSSKEYYVVKKGDTLSGIARKCNTSISKIKSINGLKSSTIYPGQKLYY